In Onychostoma macrolepis isolate SWU-2019 chromosome 12, ASM1243209v1, whole genome shotgun sequence, a single window of DNA contains:
- the bambia gene encoding BMP and activin membrane-bound inhibitor (Xenopus laevis) homolog a has product MDRHSSLVSLWFQLELCAMAVLLTKGEIRCYCDAPHCVATGYMCKSELNACFTKVLDPLNTNSPLTHGCVDSLLNSADVCSSKNVDVSSGSSSPVECCHDDMCNYRGLHDLTHPRGDSTDRYYSSNQNLITRVQELASAKEVWFRAAVIAVPIAGGLILVLLIMLALRMLRSENKRLQAQRQQMLSRLHYSFHGHHHAKKGHVAKLDLECMVPVTGHENCCLGCDKLRQTELCTGGGSGGERLLSLVHWGMYTGHGKLEFV; this is encoded by the exons ATGGATCGCCATTCCAGCCTTGTTTCTCTCTGGTTTCAGCTGGAACTTTGTGCGATGGCTGTTCTTCTCACGAAAG gAGAGATCAGGTGCTACTGTGACGCACCACACTGCGTTGCCACTGGATACATGTGTAAATCGGAGCTCAATGCTTGCTTCACCAAGGTCCTGGACCCACTAAACACAAACTCACCTCTAACACACGGCTGTGTAGATTCGCTATTAAACTCAGCAGATGTGTGCTCCAGCAAAAACGTGGATGTTTCCAGCGGAAGCTCCTCTCCTGTCGAGTGTTGCCATGATGATATGTGTAACTACAGAGGTTTGCATGACCTCACGCACCCTCGAGGTGATTCAACAG aCCGATACTACAGCTCCAATCAGAACTTGATCACAAGGGTGCAAGAGTTAGCATCTGCTAAAGAGGTGTGGTTCCGGGCGGCAGTGATAGCGGTTCCCATCGCGGGTGGGCTTATCCTGGTTCTGCTGATTATGCTGGCCTTGCGAATGCTTCGTAGCGAAAACAAGCGTCTCCAGGCCCAGCGCCAACAGATGCTGTCTCGCCTGCATTACAGTTTTCATGGACACCACCACGCCAAGAAAGGCCACGTGGCCAAGTTGGACTTGGAGTGCATGGTGCCGGTAACAGGACATGAGAACTGCTGTCTGGGCTGCGATAAGCTGCGGCAGACGGAGTTGTGCACGGGAGGAGGAAGCGGAGGCGAACGTCTCCTATCTCTTGTGCACTGGGGGATGTACACGGGACATGGCAAGCTGGAGTTCGTATGA